Proteins from one Telopea speciosissima isolate NSW1024214 ecotype Mountain lineage chromosome 1, Tspe_v1, whole genome shotgun sequence genomic window:
- the LOC122648875 gene encoding probable xyloglucan endotransglucosylase/hydrolase protein 23 — MVMAASSFPVSLVMVCVLLGTSLMAVSASNLNQDFAITWGDGRAKMLNNGDLLTLSLDKASGSGFQSNSEYLFGKIDMQIKLVSGNSAGTVTAYYLSSKGATWDEIDFEFLGNLSGDPYILHTNVFSQGKGNREQQFYLWFDPTADFHTYSILWNPQRIIFSVDGTPIREFKNLESKGVPFPKNQPMRIYSSLWNADDWATRGGLIKTDWTQAPFTASYRNFNANACVWSSSGSSSCNSNSASSNNWYSQQLDSTSQQRLKWVQNNYMIYNYCTDTKRFPQGFPTECTAITQS; from the exons ATGGTCATGGCTGCTTCTTCCTTCCCTGTTTCACTAGTGATGGTGTGTGTCCTACTGGGCACCTCTTTAATGGCTGTCTCTGCTAGTAATTTGAACCAAGATTTCGCCATCACTTGGGGCGATGGTCGTGCCAAGATGCTCAACAACGGGGACCTTCTCACTCTGTCTCTTGACAAAGCTTCAGGCTCTGGTTTCCAATCCAATAGCGAATATCTGTTTGGGAAGATTGATATGCAGATCAAGCTCGTTTCTGGCAACTCTGCTGGCACTGTCACCGCTTATTAT TTATCTTCAAAAGGGGCAACGTGGGATGAGATCGACTTCGAATTCTTGGGGAACCTGAGTGGAGATCCTTACATTCTTCATACTAACGTGTTCAGTCAAGGCAAAGGCAACAGAGAGCAGCAGTTTTATCTCTGGTTCGACCCAACTGCGGACTTCCACACCTACTCCATCCTCTGGAATCCCCAAAGAATCAT ATTCTCAGTGGATGGGACTCCCATAAGAGAGTTCAAGAACTTAGAATCAAAGGGTGTTCCCTTCCCAAAAAACCAACCCATGAGGATCTATTCCAGTCTCTGGAATGCAGATGACTGGGCTACCAGAGGTGGTCTCATCAAGACTGACTGGACCCAAGCTCCCTTCACCGCCTCCTACCGCAACTTCAATGCCAATGCCTGTGTTTGGTCTTCATCTGGGTCGTCTTCTTGCAACTCCAATTCTGCCTCCTCCAACAACTGGTACTCTCAGCAGCTGGATTCGACGAGCCAACAGAGATTGAAATGGGTCCAGAATAACTATATGATCTACAACTACTGCACCGACACGAAACGATTTCCTCAGGGCTTTCCTACCGAATGTACTGCCATCACTCAATCTTAG
- the LOC122648872 gene encoding uncharacterized protein LOC122648872, translating to MERQTSVSSKQRTPLCDRENGFDDKVVDASVSASDNPVTSCSEVILVNGDQFNIIEKLIKKYQKIIRQSNEMGLQTLEEIMLSFASSGNHTLDTAAVDDSDPRVEVLACQIAESFKLNGYSMFSSLKANYDDEVLSATGLITRAFIFSQNEKMQKMLLFWSKNGCPVGARLLSYASRLAHEAELMGCLKNAMDENSYPKLSYSEMILLKCHTNGFLTFMNGWRKDSLDVNQVDGKLVAKLVEGAFAAYRRFLVLLRDTLCKEADMSVAKLLFSDLMTCCGWEIKRLKLLFYSVFSHLSDLSVGDENIIRLLVDRLSDTDLVSVQFEIGLKKFSIFGEDTENILHLVKISLNWGFVEQQKFWGLMRSELVVSKVQVDRVVQDFFCVGVLDPNVHSIAVGGLLMLSGCCAPTPELVDVVMSLADDPFQDFSATILASWSVSNAPMLFNSLAKCLEKINKKNDHSISSISGGVRVNHSTILKFLNFLDKQRLKSINYLNNTPVNISEIKAKLSEVATAHKNR from the coding sequence ATGGAAAGGCAGACATCAGTTTCAAGCAAGCAAAGGACTCCTTTGTGTGACAGAGAAAATGGATTTGACGATAAGGTTGTTGATGCTTCTGTTTCTGCATCAGATAACCCAGTTACTTCTTGCAGTGAAGTCATTCTAGTCAATGGCGATCAATTTAATATCATAGagaaattgattaaaaaatatcaaaaaatcaTTAGGCAGTCAAATGAAATGGGACTTCAGACTCTAGAAGAGATAATGTTGTCATTTGCAAGTTCTGGTAACCACACACTTGATACTGCAGCTGTGGATGATTCTGATCCCAGAGTGGAAGTATTAGCTTGTCAAATAGCTGAATCATTCAAATTGAATGGGTATAGCATGTTTTCATCTCTCAAAGCCAATTATGATGATGAAGTTCTCTCTGCAACAGGCCTAATTACACGTGCCTTTATCTTTTCTCAAAACGAGAAGATGCAGAAGATGCTTCTCTTTTGGTCAAAAAATGGTTGTCCAGTGGGGGCACGCTTACTATCTTATGCATCAAGACTTGCTCATGAGGCAGAGTTGATGGGATGCTTGAAGAATGCTATGGATGAAAATAGCTACCCCAAGCTAAGTTACTCAGAAATGATATTATTGAAATGTCATACTAATGGATTTCTTACTTTTATGAATGGTTGGAGGAAAGATTCTCTTGATGTCAATCAAGTGGATGGTAAGTTGGTTGCTAAGTTGGTAGAAGGTGCTTTTGCTGCTTACAGACGTTTCCTTGTGTTATTGAGAGATACTTTATGTAAGGAAGCAGATATGTCTGTAGCTAAGCTCTTGTTTTCTGACTTAATGACTTGTTGTGGGTGGGAAATAAAAAGATTGAAGTTGTTATTCTACAGCGTCTTCTCTCATCTTTCTGATTTATCTGTTGGTGATGAAAATATCATAAGGTTACTTGTGGACCGATTGAGTGACACAGATCTAGTCAGTGTGCAGTTTGAGATAGGTTTGAAGAAGTTCTCTATCTTTGGAGAGGACACTGAGAATATATTGCATTTGGTTAAGATCTCTCTCAATTGGGGCTTTGTAGAACAGCAGAAATTCTGGGGCTTGATGAGATCGGAGCTAGTAGTCTCTAAGGTTCAGGTGGATAGGGTAGTCCAGGATTTCTTCTGCGTAGGTGTCTTAGATCCAAATGTACATTCCATCGCAGTAGGAGGACTTCTGATGCTGTCTGGCTGTTGTGCTCCTACACCTGAGCTTGTTGATGTAGTGATGTCATTAGCTGATGATCCCTTCCAGGACTTTTCTGCGACAATCTTGGCTAGTTGGTCTGTCTCAAATGCCCCAATGTTATTTAATAGCTTGGCTAAATGTTTGGAGAAAATCAACAAGAAGAATGATCATTCtatctcttctatttctggtggGGTTAGAGTTAACCACTCTACCATTTTGAAGTTCTTGAATTTTCTCGATAAACAAAGGTTGAAAAGCATAAACTATCTGAACAATACACCTGTAAATATTTCGGAAATAAAAGCCAAATTATCAGAGGTAGCCACGGCTCACAAGAACAGATGA
- the LOC122648874 gene encoding probable xyloglucan endotransglucosylase/hydrolase protein 23 codes for MIMAAASSSSSSFTVSLVLVCVLLGTSLMAVSASNLNQDFTITWGDGRAKMLNNGDLLTLSLDKASGSGFQSNNEYLFGKIDMQIKLVSGNSAGTVTAYYLSSKGATWDEIDFEFLGNLSGDPYILHTNVFSQGKGNREQQFYLWFDPTADFHTYSILWNPQRIIFSVDGTPIREFKNLESKGVPFPNNQPMRIYSSLWNADDWATRGGLIKTDWTQAPFTASYRNFNANACVWSSSGSSSCNSNSASSNNWYSQQLDSTSQQRLKWVQNNYMIYNYCTDTKRFPQGFPTECTAITRS; via the exons ATGATCAtggctgctgcttcttcttcttcttcttctttcactgtTTCACTAGTGTTGGTGTGTGTCCTACTGGGCACCTCTTTAATGGCTGTCTCTGCTAGTAATTTGAACCAAGATTTCACCATCACTTGGGGCGATGGTCGTGCCAAGATGCTCAACAACGGGGACCTTCTCACTCTGTCCCTTGACAAAGCTTCAGGCTCTGGTTTTCAATCCAATAACGAATATCTGTTTGGGAAGATTGATATGCAGATCAAGCTCGTTTCTGGCAACTCTGCTGGCACTGTCACCGCTTATTAT TTGTCTTCAAAAGGGGCAACGTGGGATGAGATCGATTTCGAATTCTTGGGAAACCTGAGTGGAGATCCTTACATTCTTCATACTAACGTGTTCAGTCAAGGCAAAGGCAACAGAGAGCAGCAGTTTTATCTCTGGTTCGACCCAACTGCGGACTTCCACACCTACTCCATCCTCTGGAATCCCCAAAGAATCAT ATTCTCAGTGGATGGGACTCCCATAAGAGAGTTCAAGAACTTAGAATCAAAGGGTGTTCCCttcccaaacaaccaacccatGAGGATCTATTCCAGTCTCTGGAATGCAGATGACTGGGCCACCAGAGGTGGGCTCATCAAGACCGACTGGACCCAAGCTCCCTTCACCGCCTCCTACCGCAACTTCAATGCCAATGCCTGTGTTTGGTCTTCATCTGGGTCGTCTTCTTGCAACTCCAATTCTGCCTCCTCCAACAACTGGTACTCTCAGCAGCTGGATTCGACGAGCCAACAGAGATTGAAATGGGTCCAGAATAACTATATGATCTACAACTACTGCACCGACACGAAACGATTTCCTCAGGGCTTTCCTACCGAATGTACTGCCATCACTCGATCTTAG
- the LOC122648877 gene encoding single-stranded DNA-binding protein WHY2, mitochondrial: MMKLSQFVLCRNAVSEKLFSGIVCNVKDCTWLQNLPFRAGIVNSSQELGNYSGKIFADYTVFKGKAAFSISPALPTYKKMDSGGSRIDRMGSMMMTFWPAIGQRKYDWQKKQVFALSPTEVGSVISLRPNDSCEFFHDPSIKTSLAGQVRKSLSVTPLADGGGYFFTLTVVNSNLKTTDRLSVPVTSAEFAVIHNTFNFILPHLMGWNQYSSEPTSSQKISGYNSQPSSGYTRHLPRRPEETLNLDSEWDK, encoded by the exons ATGATGAAGCTCTCGCAGTTCGTGTTGTGCAG GAATGCTGTGTCTGAGAAACTATTTTCAGGGATAGTTTGTAATGTCAAAGATTGCACTTGGCTGCAGAATCTTCCTTTTCGGGCTGGCATTGTAAATTCAAGTCAGGAATT AGGGAATTACTCGGGCAAGATCTTTGCAGATTATACTGTTTTCAAGGGCAAAGCTGCCTTCTCTATAAGTCCTGCACTTCCAACATATAAGAAAATGGAT TCGGGAGGTTCCAGAATTGATCGGATGGGTTCAATGATGATGACTTTCTGGCCTGCTATTGGTCAACGCAAATATGATTGGCAAAAGAAGCAG GTATTTGCTTTGTCGCCGACTGAGGTTGGATCTGTGATAAGCCTGCGCCCTAATGATTCCTGTGAATTTTTCCATGATCCTTCCATTAAAACAAG TCTTGCCGGTCAAGTGAGGAAGAGCTTATCAGTTACACCATTAGCAGATGGTGGTGGCTATTTCTTTACTTTGA CCGTCGTCAATTCCAACCTGAAAACTACTGACCGTCTTTCTGTTCCTGTTACAAGTGCCGAGTTTGCAGTGATTCACAATACTTTCAAT TTCATCTTGCCTCATTTAATGGGCTGGAATCAGTACTCCAGTGAGCCGACTAGCAGTCAGAAAATATCTGGATACAACAGTCAACCATCCTCTGGTTACACCAGACATCTGCCAAGAAGGCCAGAGGAGACTCTTAACCTTGATTCAGAATGGGATAAATGA
- the LOC122648739 gene encoding integrator complex subunit 3, protein MASELFRIAPYEAENPTGVSLREAFVLLQNQLKPPFPLTIPSSPEYLQLNRAILFGVLVEPHLAKTHFIHLNAIVTDGYKFFVSLLLKIVTESYPKILESVRVQLIWVTSELIDVSSIGVDNLLISLMRQIVGGDYSNWNLWLCMELLKVLLAKWDWLLEEPFVLTSALFTYLRLLADHYRLSGTTQLDALKRMEIDFCIRVLKEQFSLCLRIGRDLVRLLQDLGHIPEFRAIWKELLLNPGEFSAPGFLDISQLYHSRTSSRYLLLRITPDMENQLRFLLTYVKLGRQKRYQMWFARKFLCGPERETIICDLVRFICCAHHPPNEILQSDIVPRWAIIGWLLTCCRKNHVQANVKLALLYDWLFFDEKIDNIMNIEPAILLMVNSIPQYIDITCNLLEFLFLLMDNYDIERKDVIAQGVSAAFGNLVRKGVVHSLDALTSCNELSPLLKERLANIFPCLESGVSEAHPICVPCGSLLPLNLPSPSSMKRQTSVSSEQRTPICVPCGSLPPLNLPSPPSTERQTAVSSEQRTPLCVSLPPLNLPSPSSTERQTSVSNSSFKRAKDSFVCFPPTLEFAKSIKHGKADISFK, encoded by the exons ATGGCTTCTGAACTATTCCGAATCGCTCCTTATGAAGCTGAAAACCCGACAGGGGTCTCTCTAAGGGAAGCTTTCGTGCTTCTTCAGAATCAGCTGAAACCCCCATTCCCTCTAACGATTCCATCTTCACCAGAGTATTTACAGCTCAATCGGGCAATCCTGTTCGGTGTTTTAGTCGAACCTCACCTCGCCAAAACCCATTTTATCCACTTAAATGCTATAGTAACTGATGGGTACAAATTTTTCGTTAGTTTGCTCCTCAAGATAGTAACTGAATCGTACCCAAAAATTCTCGAATCTGTGAGGGTTCAATTGATATGGGTTACTTCCGAGCTCATCGATGTTTCATCTATTGGGGTTGATAATTTGTTGATTTCCCTGATGAGGCAGATTGTTGGTGGGGATTATAGTAATTGGAACTTGTGGTTATGCATGGAATTGCTGAAGGTTTTATTGGCAAAATGGGATTGGCTTTTGGAAGAACCATTCGTTTTGACAAGTGCTTTGTTTACGTATCTCCGTTTGTTAGCTGATCATTACAGATTGTCTGGTACCACACAGTTAGATGCCTTGAAGCGCATGGAGATTGATTTTTGCATTAGAGTTTTGAAGGAACAATTTAGTTTGTGTTTGAGGATTGGAAGGGACCTTGTTCGTCTTCTGCAGGACTTGGGACATATTCCTGAATTCCGAGCCATATGGAAGGAGTTGTTATTGAATCCTGGAGAATTTAGTGCTCCGGGATTTTTGGACATATCACAGCTTTACCACTCAAGGACATCTAGCCGTTATCTCTTACTTCGGATCACCCCAGACATGGAAAACCAATTGCGATTCTTACTGACCTATGTGAAGTTGGGGAGACAGAAGCGTTACCAGATGTGGTTTGCTAGGAAGTTTCTATGTGGACCTGAAAGAGAGACCATTATCTGTGACCTTGTTCGGTTTATATGTTGTGCCCATCACCCTCCTAACGAAATTCTACAATCAGATATCGTTCCAAGATGGGCCATCATAGGTTGGCTACTGACCTGTTGTAGGAAAAATCATGTGCAAGCCAATGTGAAGCTGGCCCTTTTATATgattggctgttctttgatgAGAAAATCGATAATATTATGAACATTGAGCCAGCGATCCTTTTGATGGTGAATTCAATTCCTCAATACATTGACATTACTTGCAACCTTCTTGAGTTCTTGTTCCTTCTCATGGATAACTATGATATTGAACGGAAGGATGTCATAGCTCAGGGTGTCTCGGCAGCTTTTGGTAACCTTGTTAGGAAAGGAGTGGTTCACTCATTGGATGCTTTGACCTCTTGCAATGAACTTTCTCCACTTCTCAAAGAGAGGCTTGCaaacatttttccttgtttagaATCAGGAGTTTCTGAAGCACACCCCATTTGTGTTCCTTGTGGTTCCCTCCTGCCCTTGAATTTGCCAAGTCCATCAAGCATGAAAAGGCAAACATCAGTTTCAAGCGAGCAAAGGACTCCTATTTGTGTTCCTTGTGGTTCCCTCCCACCCTTGAATTTACCAAGTCCACCAAGCACGGAAAGGCAGACAGCAGTTTCAAGCGAGCAAAGGACTCCTTTGTGTGTTTCCCTCCCACCCTTGAATTTGCCAAGTCCTTCAAGCACGGAAAGGCAGACATCAGTTTCAA ACAGCAGTTTCAAGCGAGCAAAGGACTCCTTTGTGTGTTTCCCTCCCACCCTTGAATTTGCCAAGTCCATCAAGCACGGAAAGGCAGACATCAGTTTCAAGTGA